From the genome of Eucalyptus grandis isolate ANBG69807.140 chromosome 2, ASM1654582v1, whole genome shotgun sequence, one region includes:
- the LOC104434059 gene encoding vacuolar protein sorting-associated protein 24 homolog 1: protein MEKVMSMIKPKPNPQQQLRDWQRRLRQECRNIERQIRDIEREEKNVQKAIKEAAKRNDMGSAKALAKEIVMSKKTVNRLYENKAQLNSISMHLGESVAIARTVGHLSKSSEVMKLVNDLMKAPEMAVTMRDFSKEMTKAGVIEEFVNDAVDTALDTEDMEEEIDEEVDKVLTAIAGETAAQLPEAVRKQKVKQSAQPTAEEDEAIAEGVDEKELEEIRARLDKVRS from the exons ATGGAGAAGGTGATGAGCATGATAAAGCCCAAGCCAAACCCTCAGCAGCAGCTGCGGGACTGGCAGCGTCGCCTCCGCCAGGAGTGCCGCAACATCGAACGCCAAATCCGAG ATAttgagagggaggagaagaacGTGCAGAAGGCGATCAAGGAAGCCGCTAAGAGAAATGACATGGGCTCAGCTAAG GCACTTGCTAAGGAAATTGTGATGTCCAAAAAAACAGTGAACCGTCTTTATGAAAATAAGGCACAACTGAACTCAATATCGATGCACCTTGGAGAAAGTGTCG CAATTGCTCGGACGGTGGGGCACTTGTCTAAGAGTTCTGAGGTTATGAAGCTTGTTAATGACCTTATGAAAGCTCCTGAAATGGCTGTTACGATGAGAGACTTCAGCAAAGAAATGACCAAG GCTGGTGTGATAGAAGAATTTGTGAATGATGCGGTTGACACGGCTCTCGACACGGAGGACATGGAAGAGGAGATAGACGAAGAGGTTGATAAGGTCTTGACAGCCATAGCCGGTGAGACAGCTGCTCAACTTCCAGAGGCAGTGAGGAAGCAAAAGGTGAAGCAATCTGCTCAACCTACTGCAGAAGAG GACGAAGCGATAGCCGAGGGTGTTGATGAAAAAGAACTAGAAGAAATAAGAGCTCGCCTCGATAAAGTTAGGtcctag
- the LOC104434058 gene encoding xyloglucan endotransglucosylase/hydrolase protein 31 — MVMSLQICPSYMACIWVLMIMMMMRRVPSIVSAEGPPPPGYYPSSRFDAITFDQGFRNLWGPQHQVVDQGTLTIWLDSSSGSGFKSLQRYKSGYFSAAVKLQPGYTAGVNTCFYLSNNEDYPGNHDEVDIEFLGTTPDKPYTLQTNVYITGSGDGNIIGREMKFHLWFDPTEDFHNYAILWTPNEIIFLVDDVPIRRYPRKGDATFPMRPMWVYGSIWDASSWATENGKYKANYQYQPFVGKYTNFKIGGCTADSSASCQPPSASPSRSGGLSHQQKATMEWVQRNYMVYYYCSDPSRDRTLTPEC; from the exons ATGGTGATGTCTCTGCAAATTTGTCCCTCTTACATGGCATGCATTTGGGTcctgatgattatgatgatgatgaggcgtGTTCCTAGCATCGTCAGTGCTGAGGGCCCGCCCCCACCTGGCTACTACCCCAGCTCCAGATTCGATGCCATAACCTTTGATCAAGGGTTCAGGAACCTGTGGGGCCCTCAGCACCAGGTTGTAGACCAGGGCACGTTGACTATCTGGCTGGATAGTTCCTCGG GAAGTGGATTCAAGTCGCTTCAACGCTACAAATCTGGCTATTTCAGTGCTGCTGTGAAGCTTCAACCTGGTTACACGGCAGGAGTCAACACATGTTTCTAT CTATCGAACAACGAGGACTACCCGGGTAACCACGACGAGGTGGACATAGAGTTCCTCGGGACAACGCCCGATAAGCCGTACACGTTGCAGACAAACGTATACATCACGGGGAGCGGGGATGGCAACATCATCGGGAGAGAGATGAAGTTCCATCTCTGGTTCGACCCCACTGAGGATTTCCATAACTACGCCATTCTATGGACCCCTAATGAGATCAT ATTCTTGGTCGATGATGTGCCGATACGAAGGTACCCTAGAAAGGGTGATGCGACATTTCCCATGAGACCGATGTGGGTGTATGGATCGATATGGGATGCGTCGTCCTGGGCCACGGAGAACGGAAAATACAAGGCCAACTATCAATACCAACCCTTCGTCGGTAAATACACAAATTTCAAGATAGGTGGGTGTACCGCTGATAGCTCCGCCTCGTGCCAGCCACCTTCTGCCTCGCCGTCGAGATCCGGTGGGCTGAGCCACCAACAGAAGGCCACGATGGAGTGGGTCCAGAGGAACTACATGGTCTATTACTACTGTAGTGACCCAAGTAGAGACCGCACCCTCACTCCTgaatgttga
- the LOC104434064 gene encoding uncharacterized protein LOC104434064, producing MALRLPANAGTSAPSTTTTTEVCAVLAIDHANLLYRACSICERSLPDDPSSLCKYCNPSSFDPGSPRSKRLFRLLMSIATDKKVFTVICFDRVARIMFGTSADEFFDFAKLHPFAAAAAARILEGELFRMTLSKPQSGNAQHLRVTSLVPMRSGYQPVIEGLRELYRAKAA from the exons ATGGCCCTTCGTCTCCCTGCGAACGCCGGAACCTCAGCTCcgtcgacgacgacgacgacggaggTGTGCGCCGTTCTAGCGATCGACCACGCCAACCTGCTGTACAGGGCGTGCTCCATCTGCGAGAGGTCGCTTCCCGACGACCCTTCTTCGCTCTGCAAGTACTGCAACCCCAGCTCCTTCGACCCGGGCTCTCCCCGTTCCAAGCGCCTCTTTCGTCTCCTC ATGTCCATAGCGACCGACAAGAAGGTTTTCACGGTGATATGCTTCGACCGGGTTGCGAGGATCATGTTCGGGACGAGTGCTGATGAGTTCTTCGATTTTGCCAAGCTTCATCCCTTTGCTG CTGCTGCAGCGGCTAGAATATTGGAAGGAGAGTTGTTCAGGATGACACTGTCCAAGCCTCAGAGTGGTAATGCCCAGCACTTACGAGTGACGTCGCTTGTGCCCATGAGGTCCGGATACCAGCCAGTGATTGAGGGCTTGAGAGAACTGTACAGAGCAAAAGCTGCTTGA
- the LOC104434056 gene encoding protein NUCLEAR FUSION DEFECTIVE 4, giving the protein MADKPGPAGPEALRFVAHLLQGRWFTVFASFLVMFGAGATYLFGIYSKQIKSTLGYDQTTLNLLGFFKDLGANVGVLSGLIAEVTPTWFVLLTGSAMNFAGYFLIWLVVTGKIARPAVWQMCIYICIGANSQNFANTGALVTCVKNFPEGRGVMLGLLKGFVGLSGAVMTQMYLAIYGNDSKSLILLIAWLPAAISVLFVYTIRTMEGVPRQRDEQRVFYKFLYLSIALALFLMVMTILQKQFAFPKAAYAASATVVCALLFVPLLIIIGEELALWRKQNLKNGSPPNPGLAVKIQSLEASESKSVELVAPAHVPWHSSIFKPPARGEDYTILQALLSVDMLILFLATLCGLGSSLTAVDNLGQIGESLGYEARITSTFVSLVSIWNYFGRVFSGFVSESLLVRYKFPRPLMMTLVLLLSCVGHLLIAFPSSGSLYVASVIIGFSFGAQLPLLFAIISELFGLKYYSTLFNCGQLASPLGSYILNVKVTGMLYDREALKELARKGLSRDSVKELTCIGRHCYRLSFIILALVTLFGALVSLMLVVRTREFYRGDIYEKFRDGVEESPESPEGKLDASPVKKDVRIAGNKSSSERTNAAA; this is encoded by the coding sequence ATGGCCGACAAGCCGGGACCGGCCGGCCCCGAGGCGCTGCGGTTCGTGGCCCACCTGCTCCAGGGGCGGTGGTTCACGGTGTTCGCCTCCTTCCTCGTCATGTTCGGCGCCGGAGCCACCTACCTGTTCGGCATCTACTCCAAGCAGATCAAGTCGACCCTGGGCTACGACCAGACCACCCTCAACCTGCTCGGCTTCTTCAAGGACCTCGGCGCCAACGTCGGCGTCCTCTCCGGCCTCATCGCCGAGGTCACCCCGACCTGGTTCGTCCTCCTCACCGGCTCCGCCATGAACTTCGCCGGCTACTTCCTCATCTGGCTCGTCGTCACCGGCAAGATCGCCCGCCCCGCCGTCTGGCAAATGTGCATCTACATCTGCATCGGCGCCAACTCCCAGAACTTCGCCAACACCGGCGCCCTCGTCACCTGCGTCAAGAACTTCCCGGAGGGGCGGGGCGTGATGCTAGGCCTCCTGAAAGGGTTCGTCGGCCTGAGCGGCGCGGTCATGACCCAGATGTACCTGGCCATCTACGGCAACGACTCCAAGTCCCTGATCCTGCTGATCGCCTGGCTGCCCGCCGCGATCTCGGTGCTGTTCGTGTACACGATCCGGACGATGGAAGGCGTTCCGAGGCAGAGGGACGAGCAGCGGGTGTTCTATAAGTTCCTGTACCTCTCGATCGCTCTTGCTCTGTTCCTCATGGTCATGACGATTCTGCAGAAGCAGTTCGCCTTTCCTAAAGCGGCTTACGCGGCGAGCGCCACTGTGGTGTGCGCGCTCCTGTTCGTTCCCCTGCTCATTATCATCGGCGAGGAATTAGCCCTCTGGAGGAAGCAGAATCTCAAGAATGGTAGCCCCCCGAATCCTGGTTTGGCAGTGAAAATCCAGAGTTTGGAGGCCTCGGAGTCGAAATCGGTCGAGCTCGTGGCGCCGGCCCATGTGCCGTGGCACTCCAGCATCTTCAAGCCGCCGGCCCGAGGAGAGGACTACACGATCTTGCAGGCGCTCCTCAGCGTCGACATGCTGATCCTGTTCCTCGCCACGCTCTGCGGGCTCGGGTCGAGCCTGACGGCGGTGGACAACCTGGGGCAGATCGGGGAGTCGCTCGGGTACGAGGCCCGAATTACCAGCACCTTCGTCTCGCTCGTGAGCATATGGAACTACTTCGGGCGGGTCTTCTCGGGTTTCGTCTCCGAGAGCCTCCTCGTCCGGTACAAGTTCCCGCGGCCCCTGATGATGACCCTCGTCCTCCTGTTGTCCTGCGTGGGCCACCTCCTCATCGCCTTCCCCTCCTCCGGGTCGCTCTACGTCGCGTCCGTCATCATCGGCTTCTCCTTTGGGGCGCAACTGCCGCTGCTCTTCGCCATCATCTCGGAGCTGTTCGGGCTCAAGTACTACTCTACGTTGTTCAATTGCGGGCAATTGGCCAGCCCCCTCGGTTCGTACATCCTGAACGTGAAGGTGACCGGGATGCTCTACGACCGGGAGGCGCTGAAGGAGCTCGCGAGGAAGGGGCTCAGCCGGGACTCGGTGAAGGAGCTGACCTGCATCGGGAGGCACTGTTACAGGCTGTCCTTCATAATCCTGGCATTGGTGACCCTGTTCGGTGCTCTGGTTTCGCTGATGCTGGTGGTGAGGACCAGAGAGTTCTACAGGGGTGACATATACGAGAAGTTCAGAGATGGTGTCGAGGAGTCTCCGGAGTCTCCGGAGGGAAAATTGGACGCGTCGCCGGTGAAGAAGGACGTGCGCATTGCCGGCAACAAGTCAAGCTCTGAAAGAACAAATGCAGCTGCTTAA
- the LOC104434055 gene encoding ultraviolet-B receptor UVR8, whose amino-acid sequence MSVCIPNKPSPTLRKMGCGGGCSKWAGADRTQGIALRCGDNVGKTRFFFLSPDVSQFPRNCEMLLRRRACPLSGLYGGRAWRCMSTGASAAVMSFGDGTHGALGLPSSLTGVGIGGDHAYEPTKVPNLPSDVISVSAGHYHSLAVTSQGRLWAWGRNHEFQLGRDPLSLRQSWNEPRRVHGLEEVMVKASFASGVVSAAIGDDGSLWVWGKSKRGQLGLGKDVTEAVKPSRVDSLAGEKIVQVSFGWGHALARTEDGKLFGWGYSADGRLGKIGGMVEMSPLESTVSMSANEIQGPSSAKEVAEKWVLEGMEKEKDMPILWEPCLVEELIGVEVLDIACGLDHSLVLCSKGALLSGGSNIYGQLGRASQDLGILPVDIPSHPISIASGLGHSLAICKDASLDASESSKKVVSWGWNQNSQLGRPGPENLPLVVDGLAGECPVSVSGGRVHSVALTSKREVWVWGCGRNGRLGLRSSIDEPDPTLLDSLEGLEVLQAVSGFDHSLVLVAE is encoded by the exons ATGTCTGTCTGTATTCCGAATAAACCGAGCCCAACTTTGAGGAAGATGGGTTGTGGTGGCGGATGCAGTAAATGGGCCGGGGCCGACAGAACTCAAGGTATCGCTCTTCGCTGCGGTGACAACGTAGGTaaaactcgatttttttttctctctccagaTGTCAGTCAATTCCCACGTAATTGCGAGATGCTGTTGCGGCGAAGGGCCTGTCCCCTCTCGGGTCTCTACGGCGGCCGCGCGTGGAGGTGCATGAGCACCGGCGCGAGCGCGGCGGTGATGAGCTTCGGTGACGGAACCCACGGAGCTCTCGGCCTGCCGTCGTCGCTCACCGGCGTCGGCATCGGCGGCGACCACGCGTACGAGCCCACCAAAGTCCCCAACCTGCCCTCCGACGTGATTAGCGTGAGCGCGGGTCACTACCACTCGCTCGCCGTCACTTCTCAGGGCCGTCTCTGGGCTTGGGGCCGCAACCATGAATTCCAACTTGGACGCGATCCTCTTTCTTTAAG GCAGTCGTGGAACGAGCCCAGGAGAGTGCATGGCTTGGAAGAGGTGATGGTTAAGGCTTCATTTGCTTCTGGTGTTGTATCAGCGGCCATTGGAGACGATGGCTCTTTGTGGGTTTGGGGGAAGTCTAAGCGTGGACAGCTAGGTCTTGGGAAAGATGTCACCGAGGCTGTCAAACCTTCTAGAGTAGATTCACTTGCTGGAGAGAAGATAGTTCAG GTTTCATTTGGTTGGGGACATGCTCTAGCAAGGACAGAGGATGGAAAATTATTTGGCTGGGGCTATTCAGCTGATGGTAGGTTAGGAAAGATTGGAGGAATGGTGGAGATGTCTCCGTTGGAATCTACTGTAAGTATGTCTGCCAATGAAATACAGGGTCCAAGTTCAGCCAAAGAAGTTGCAGAGAAGTGGGTTTTAGAAGGcatggagaaggagaaagatATGCCAATATTATGGGAACCTTGTTTAGTAGAAGAACTGATCGGTGTTGAAGTTTTGGACATTGCATGTGGGCTTGACCATTCCTTAGTTCTTTGCA GTAAGGGTGCCCTTTTAAGCGGTGGAAGCAACATATATGGTCAGCTGGGCAGAGCAAGTCAAGACTTAGGCATCCTGCCGGTTGATATTCCTTCACATCCCATATCGATAGCATCAGGTCTGGGCCATTCTCTAGCAATTTGCAAGGATGCATCATTGGATGCCTCAGAATCCTCAAAAAAAGTTGTATCCTGGGGATGGAATCAAAACTCTCAGCTTGGTAGGCCAGGGCCTGAGAACCTTCCACTGGTGGTCGATGGATTAGCAGGGGAATGTCCAGTGTCAGTTTCGGGAGGGCGTGTACATTCTGTTGCTCTCACGTCCAAGAGAGAGGTATGGGTATGGGGCTGTGGCAGAAATGGAAGACTTGGATTGAGAAGTTCCATTGACGAGCCTGACCCAACATTATTAGACTCTTTAGAAGGTCTGGAAGTTCTACAGGCTGTGTCAGGTTTTGATCATAGTCTGGTTCTTGTAGCTGAATGA